A single genomic interval of Oryza sativa Japonica Group chromosome 7, ASM3414082v1 harbors:
- the LOC107277128 gene encoding ent-cassadiene hydroxylase-like, giving the protein MGDMVLLATRPGVVCHRHRLPVISCAANTKPSRLNLPPGPSTLPLIGSIHHFVPSSESVHGAMRRLAREHGPVMQLWFGEVPTVVASSPEAAQEVLRSKDMAFADRHMTSATAAFSFGGRDVALAPYGERWRHLRRLLTQELLTAARVRSFRRVREEEVARLVRDVSAAAASGGTAVNLTEMAAKLINDIVLRCSVGSRSKYSDEYLAALHAMVVQSFSLSVADLFPSSKLASMVAMAPRRALANRKKMERIIEQIIQERKDQMETDTGDQAAAAERKSCSLDVLLRLQKEGGGPMPITNDVIIVLLMDMFAAGTDTSSTTLIWTMAELIRSPRVMAKAQAEVRQAFEGKNTITEDDLAQLSYLKMVIKESLRLHCPVPLLAPRKCRETCTIMGYDVPKGTSVFVNVWAICRDSKYWEDAEEFKPERFENNNIEYKGSNFEFLPFGSGHRICPGINLGLANMEFALANLLYHFDWKLPNGMLHNDLDMREAPGLIAAKHTSLNVCPVTHIAPSCS; this is encoded by the exons ATGGGCGACATGGTGCTTCTCGCCACGCGCCCAGGAGTAGTCTGCCACAGGCACAGGCTGCCGGTGATTTCATGTGCCGCAAACACAAAGCCGTCGAGGCTTAACCTGCCGCCGGGGCCAAGCACGCTGCCGCTGATCGGCAGCATCCACCACTTCGTGCCGTCGAGCGAGAGCGTGCACGGCGCGATGCGGAGGCTGGCACGGGAGCACGGCCCCGTCATGCAGCTCTGGTTCGGCGAGGTGCCCACCGTGGTCGCCTCGTCGCCGGAGGCCGCGCAAGAGGTCCTCCGGAGCAAGGACATGGCGTTCGCCGACCGCCACATGACCAGCGCCACGGCGGCGTTCAGCTTCGGCGGCAGGGACGTCGCGCTGGCGCCGtacggcgagcggtggcgccacctccgccggcTGCTCACGCAGGAGCTGCTCACCGCGGCGCGGGTGCGCTCGTTCCGGCGCGtccgcgaggaggaggtggcgcggctCGTGCGCGACGTgtcggccgccgcggcgtcgggcGGCACCGCCGTGAACCTCACCGAGATGGCCGCCAAGCTGATCAACGACATCGTGCTCCGGTGCTCCGTCGGGAGCCGGTCCAAGTACAGCGACGAGTACCTGGCGGCGCTGCATGCCATGGTAGTCCAGTCGTTCTCGCTCAGCGTCGCCGACCTCTTCCCGTCGTCGAAGCTCGCGTCCATGGTGGCGATGGCGCCGCGGAGGGCGCTCGCGAACCGCAAGAAGATGGAGCGCATCATAGAGCAGATCATCCAAGAACGCAAGGACCAAATGGAGACGGACACCGGCgatcaggcggcggcggcggagagaaaGTCATGCTCTCTCGACGTCCTGCTCAGGCTCCAGAAGGAAGGCGGCGGACCGATGCCAATTACAAATGATGTTATAATTGTGCTTTTGATG GACATGTTTGCGGCGGGCACTGATACATCATCAACAACACTGATATGGACCATGGCGGAGCTCATTCGTTCCCCTAGAGTAATGGCAAAGGCACAAGCCGAGGTGCGGCAAGCCTTTGAAGGAAAGAACACCATCACTGAAGATGACCTTGCCCAACTCAGCTATCTCAAGATGGTAATAAAGGAGTCCTTGAGACTACATTGTCCAGTACCACTCTTGGCTCCTCGCAAATGCCGTGAGACATGCACGATCATGGGTTATGATGTACCCAAGGGTACATCTGTATTTGTGAATGTATGGGCAATATGCAGGGATAGTAAGTATTGGGAGGATGCCGAGGAGTTTAAGCCAGAGAGGTTCGAAAACAACAATATAGAATACAAAGGGAGTAACTTTGAGTTTCTACCATTTGGCTCTGGTCACAGAATATGTCCTGGCATTAATCTTGGGCTGGCCAACATGGAGTTTGCGTTGGCTAACCTGCTCTACCATTTTGACTGGAAGCTGCCCAATGGAATGTTGCACAATGATCTTGATATGCGGGAGGCACCTGGACTTATTGCCGCTAAACACACTAGCCTGAATGTATGTCCAGTTACTCACATTGCTCCAAGCTGCTCATAA